Proteins from one Variovorax sp. TBS-050B genomic window:
- a CDS encoding 3-keto-5-aminohexanoate cleavage protein: MARTQDKVIISCAVTGSVHTPSMSEHLALTPDQIAEQSIEAAEAGAAILHLHARDPRDGRPSADPKVFDQFVPRIRAATDAVINITTGGSTRMTLEERLAYPLQAKPEMCSLNMGSMNFSIHPAARRITSWKHDWERPYVEGMEDLIFRNTFRDIKHILRVLGDECGTRFEFECYDVGHLYNLAHFVDEGLVEGPLFIQSIYGILGGLGPDPENLVTMRSTADRLFGRDGYRFSILGAGRHQMPLLTMGAVMGGNVRVGLEDSLYIAKGQLARSCAEQVRKIRRILEELSLEIATPDEARAMLGLKGRDAVAF; encoded by the coding sequence ATGGCAAGAACCCAAGACAAGGTCATCATCTCCTGCGCGGTCACGGGCTCGGTCCACACGCCGAGCATGTCCGAGCACCTCGCGCTCACGCCGGACCAGATCGCCGAACAGTCGATCGAGGCCGCCGAGGCCGGCGCCGCGATCCTGCACCTGCATGCGCGCGATCCGCGCGACGGGCGCCCTTCGGCCGATCCGAAGGTGTTCGACCAGTTCGTGCCGCGCATCCGGGCCGCGACCGACGCGGTGATCAACATCACCACCGGCGGCAGCACCCGCATGACGCTCGAGGAGCGCCTCGCCTATCCGCTGCAGGCCAAACCCGAGATGTGCTCGCTCAACATGGGCTCGATGAACTTCTCGATCCACCCGGCGGCGCGGCGCATCACGAGCTGGAAGCACGACTGGGAGCGGCCCTATGTCGAGGGCATGGAGGACCTGATCTTCCGCAACACCTTCCGCGACATCAAGCACATCCTGCGCGTGCTCGGCGACGAGTGCGGCACGCGCTTCGAGTTCGAGTGCTACGACGTCGGCCACCTCTACAACCTCGCGCACTTCGTCGACGAGGGCCTGGTCGAGGGGCCGCTCTTCATCCAGAGCATCTACGGCATCCTCGGCGGGCTCGGCCCCGATCCCGAGAACCTGGTGACGATGCGCAGCACCGCCGACCGGCTGTTCGGCCGCGACGGCTACCGCTTCTCGATCCTGGGCGCGGGCCGCCACCAGATGCCCCTGCTGACCATGGGCGCGGTGATGGGCGGCAACGTGCGCGTGGGGCTGGAAGACAGCCTCTACATCGCCAAGGGGCAGCTCGCCAGGTCGTGCGCCGAGCAGGTGCGCAAGATCCGCCGCATCCTCGAGGAACTCTCGCTCGAGATCGCCACGCCCGACGAGGCGCGCGCCATGCTCGGCCTCAAGGGCCGCGACGCGGTCGCGTTCTGA
- a CDS encoding SDR family NAD(P)-dependent oxidoreductase, which yields MKKLLDGHVAIVTGAGSGLGRAHALALAQHGARVVVNDVAGSQPGSPGHAVVEDIVRAGGAAIADGGDVCDFAAMEAMAARAVEAWGRIDILVNNAGVLRDRSFSKMPLDDFRRVMEVHLMGSVHCTKAVWETMRAQRYGRIVMTTSSSGLYGNFGQSNYSAAKMALVGLMQTLALEGARQDIRVNCLAPTAATAMTEGVLPPEALARLQPAYVSPGLVALVAEDAPTRTILLAGAGSFESAHVTMTEGIFIDGSDEVAAQVAARMDEIRDRRGERVPGTGFEQYQLELAKAGFDVPLPH from the coding sequence ATGAAGAAGCTTTTGGACGGCCACGTGGCCATCGTCACCGGCGCCGGCAGCGGCCTGGGCCGCGCCCATGCGCTCGCGCTCGCGCAGCACGGCGCGCGCGTGGTGGTCAACGACGTGGCGGGCAGCCAGCCGGGCTCGCCCGGGCATGCGGTGGTCGAGGACATCGTGCGCGCGGGCGGCGCCGCCATCGCCGACGGCGGCGACGTGTGCGACTTCGCCGCGATGGAAGCCATGGCCGCGCGCGCCGTCGAGGCCTGGGGCCGCATCGACATCCTCGTCAACAATGCCGGCGTGCTGCGCGACCGCAGCTTTTCCAAGATGCCGCTCGACGACTTCCGCCGCGTGATGGAGGTGCACCTGATGGGCAGCGTGCACTGCACCAAGGCCGTGTGGGAGACCATGCGCGCGCAGCGCTACGGCCGCATCGTGATGACCACCTCGTCCTCGGGCCTGTACGGCAACTTCGGCCAGTCGAACTACAGCGCGGCCAAGATGGCGCTGGTCGGCCTGATGCAGACCCTGGCGCTCGAAGGCGCGCGGCAGGACATCCGCGTGAACTGCCTCGCGCCCACGGCCGCCACCGCGATGACCGAAGGCGTGCTGCCGCCCGAGGCGCTGGCCCGGCTGCAGCCCGCCTACGTCAGCCCCGGCCTGGTCGCGCTGGTGGCCGAGGACGCGCCCACGCGCACCATCCTGCTCGCCGGCGCGGGCAGCTTCGAGAGCGCGCACGTCACGATGACCGAAGGCATCTTCATCGACGGATCGGACGAGGTGGCAGCGCAGGTCGCCGCGCGCATGGACGAGATCCGCGACCGCCGCGGCGAGCGCGTGCCCGGCACCGGCTTCGAGCAGTACCAGCTCGAGCTCGCCAAGGCCGGCTTCGACGTGCCGCTGCCGCACTGA
- a CDS encoding branched-chain amino acid ABC transporter permease has protein sequence MKTAFALVAAGVALLAALPFLLSQGLLNAAVQMLIAALFASAYNLLCGQAGMLSFGHAAYFGIGAFGTVHAMNALGGAGLLPTPLMPLAGAVCGLAFGTVAGWFATQRSGTYFAMITLAIAELVHSLAPHLKGLFGGEAGVSTMRMPAWGLDFGSTTQVYYLALGWVLLSLALLYLYTRTPLGRLTCGLRENSHRLRFLGYDVHGLGTGVFAISAMFSGIAGGLQVLSNESANYVVFDPALSAAVVLNTYIGGVKVFLGPALGAALMTFFGYAVSDLTRSWLLYQGVLFVGVMMFMPAGLAGLVGTTARLRQRFGWGRLLPLALLSLGAALLLAAGATFAIEMLQRAFSQDYRALANLQPGRGWPPIAYLGRAWAPASAATWAVPLGLIAVGALLAQMARLRFRALAAAESAAAAPELLAAGNGGLA, from the coding sequence ATGAAGACCGCTTTCGCCCTGGTCGCGGCCGGCGTCGCGCTGCTCGCCGCCCTGCCCTTCCTGCTCTCGCAGGGCCTGCTCAACGCGGCCGTGCAGATGCTGATCGCCGCGCTCTTCGCGAGCGCCTACAACCTGCTGTGCGGGCAGGCCGGCATGCTGTCGTTCGGCCATGCGGCCTACTTCGGCATCGGCGCCTTCGGCACCGTGCATGCGATGAACGCGCTCGGCGGCGCCGGCCTGCTGCCCACGCCGCTGATGCCGCTCGCCGGCGCGGTCTGCGGCCTCGCCTTCGGCACGGTCGCGGGCTGGTTCGCCACCCAGCGCAGCGGCACCTACTTCGCGATGATCACGCTCGCCATCGCCGAGCTGGTGCATTCGCTCGCGCCGCACCTCAAGGGGCTGTTCGGCGGCGAGGCCGGCGTGTCCACCATGCGCATGCCGGCCTGGGGCCTGGACTTCGGCTCCACCACGCAGGTCTACTACCTCGCGCTCGGCTGGGTGCTGCTGTCGCTCGCGCTGCTCTACCTCTACACCCGCACGCCGCTGGGGCGGCTCACCTGCGGCCTGCGCGAGAACAGCCACCGGCTGCGCTTCCTGGGCTACGACGTGCACGGCCTGGGCACCGGCGTGTTCGCGATCTCGGCGATGTTCTCGGGCATCGCGGGGGGCCTGCAGGTGCTGTCGAACGAATCCGCGAACTACGTGGTGTTCGATCCCGCGCTGTCGGCCGCGGTGGTGCTCAACACCTACATCGGCGGCGTCAAGGTGTTCCTGGGGCCGGCCCTGGGCGCGGCGCTCATGACCTTCTTCGGCTATGCGGTGTCGGACCTCACGCGCTCGTGGCTGCTCTACCAGGGCGTGCTGTTCGTGGGCGTGATGATGTTCATGCCCGCCGGCCTGGCGGGCCTCGTCGGCACCACCGCGCGGCTGCGGCAGCGCTTCGGATGGGGCCGGCTGCTGCCGCTCGCGCTGCTGTCGCTCGGCGCGGCGCTGCTGCTCGCGGCCGGCGCCACCTTCGCGATCGAGATGCTGCAGCGCGCGTTCTCGCAGGACTACCGCGCGCTCGCGAACCTGCAACCCGGCCGGGGCTGGCCGCCGATCGCGTACCTGGGCCGCGCCTGGGCGCCCGCATCGGCCGCGACCTGGGCGGTGCCGCTCGGGCTGATCGCCGTCGGCGCGCTGCTCGCGCAAATGGCGCGGCTGCGCTTCAGGGCGCTCGCGGCGGCGGAGTCCGCCGCGGCGGCACCCGAACTCCTGGCCGCCGGGAACGGAGGCCTCGCATGA
- a CDS encoding ABC transporter ATP-binding protein, translated as MSTPSAPAAGTLLDVRGLHVHYGKSHVLHGVDLRVARNEVVSLLGRNGSGRSTAMKAVMGLAPPSSGSIRLDGRELAGARPYTVCRAGIGYVPEEREVFANLTVDENLRMGEQPPAAGAHRWSIEQMFDYFPRLKERRNTRAGSMSGGEQQMLTICRSLLGNPRLMLIDEPTEGLAPRIVAQVGECIVDMHRKGLSVVLVEQKLAIALKVSTRVCVMGHGRIVFEGTPGELTADRQLVADWLAV; from the coding sequence ATGAGCACGCCTTCCGCGCCGGCCGCCGGCACGCTGCTCGACGTGCGCGGCCTGCACGTGCACTACGGCAAGAGCCATGTGCTGCACGGCGTCGACCTGCGCGTGGCGCGCAACGAGGTGGTCAGCCTGCTCGGGCGCAACGGCTCGGGCCGCTCCACCGCCATGAAGGCCGTCATGGGCCTGGCCCCGCCCTCGTCGGGCAGCATCCGGCTCGACGGCCGCGAACTGGCCGGCGCCCGGCCCTACACGGTCTGCCGCGCGGGCATCGGCTACGTGCCCGAGGAGCGCGAGGTGTTCGCGAACCTCACGGTCGACGAGAACCTGCGCATGGGCGAGCAGCCGCCCGCGGCCGGCGCGCACCGCTGGAGCATCGAGCAGATGTTCGACTACTTCCCGCGGCTCAAGGAGCGGCGCAACACCCGGGCCGGCAGCATGTCGGGCGGCGAGCAGCAGATGCTCACCATCTGCCGCTCGCTGCTCGGCAACCCGCGGCTGATGCTCATCGACGAACCCACCGAGGGCCTCGCGCCCAGGATCGTGGCGCAGGTCGGCGAGTGCATCGTCGACATGCACCGCAAGGGCCTGTCGGTGGTGCTGGTCGAGCAGAAGCTCGCGATCGCGCTGAAGGTCTCGACGCGCGTCTGCGTCATGGGCCACGGCCGCATCGTCTTCGAGGGCACGCCGGGCGAACTGACGGCCGACCGCCAGCTCGTCGCCGACTGGCTCGCGGTCTGA
- a CDS encoding ABC transporter ATP-binding protein: protein MSDDAILRIRGLRKSFGPTEIMRGVDLDLRPGERHALIGPNGAGKSTLFHLVSGHLAPSAGEIVFDGQQIGGRTPQAINRLGLARSFQITNIFPQLSVYENIRLAVMRRHGLQYVFWRFIDGHRAVRTETERLLALVRLEARATTTAGEMAYSEQRSLEIAMTLASDPKVVLLDEPMAGMSTEETHYTAALIREVTKGRALMIVEHDMDVVFALSDRISVLVYGQVIATGTPAEIRADARVKEAYLGEEVAA from the coding sequence ATGAGCGACGACGCGATCCTGCGCATCCGCGGCCTGCGCAAGTCCTTCGGCCCGACCGAGATCATGCGCGGCGTCGACCTCGACCTGCGGCCCGGCGAGCGGCATGCGCTGATCGGCCCCAACGGCGCCGGCAAGTCCACGCTGTTCCACCTGGTCTCGGGGCATCTCGCGCCGAGCGCCGGCGAGATCGTGTTCGACGGCCAGCAGATCGGCGGCCGCACGCCGCAGGCGATCAACCGGCTCGGCCTCGCGCGCTCGTTCCAGATCACCAACATCTTTCCCCAGCTCAGCGTGTACGAGAACATCCGCCTCGCGGTCATGCGCCGCCACGGCCTGCAGTACGTCTTCTGGCGCTTCATCGACGGCCACCGCGCGGTCCGCACCGAGACCGAGCGGCTGCTCGCGCTGGTGCGGCTCGAGGCCCGCGCCACCACCACCGCCGGCGAGATGGCCTACTCCGAGCAGCGCTCGCTCGAGATCGCGATGACGCTGGCCTCCGACCCGAAGGTGGTGCTGCTCGACGAACCGATGGCCGGCATGTCGACCGAGGAGACGCACTACACGGCCGCGCTGATCCGCGAGGTGACGAAGGGCCGCGCGCTGATGATCGTGGAGCACGACATGGACGTGGTGTTCGCGCTCAGCGACCGCATCAGCGTGCTGGTGTACGGCCAGGTGATCGCGACCGGCACCCCGGCCGAGATCCGCGCCGACGCGCGCGTGAAGGAAGCCTACCTCGGCGAGGAGGTGGCCGCATGA